CATTTCAATATAAAAGATGAATAAAATTCTCTTTTTATAAATTGAAATGAAAGTTCTTTCACATTACCGTCAGTTCATACAGAAACAGTGAAACACTATAtgtactagatattatacccgtgcgttgcacgggtttactttcaatattttttaacattatttaaaaattattatagtttaactaaataaaaattaaaatatttttttattataaatataaaaaaattgtgtgaagacatttcaataaatattattatagttctttttgtataaataattaatattattcaaatttaattattagaatagatataaattttttttcgaaagcaaaatataatatatgataaaagaGAGGAAAACAAGACAGTAGCCCCCCCATGAAGAGGAGAAGCTACTCGCCCTCTTCAAAAACAGCAGAGGGAGCAGAGCAACAGCTCTATCAAAAAATCACAAACGCCCTATACAACACCGACCAAAAAAGCACACCCTCCCCTGTACAACAGAAAGcccaccaaaacaaaacaaacaaacctAAAGAGAAACCCCCCACAAAACCCCAAGGCCAAAGCAACCAAACAGTGAGGTCGAGCAACAACCGCAACCAGAAAGACCAACCCAAACAAAGCTCAACGCGTCGAAATCTGAGCCGCAATCTGGTTTAAGGCAACGGTATCAGAACAAGAGTACTCTAAGCCCAACCGTTTCCCCATCAGAAGAGCACTCCTTGCTCTAGTCAAAATGCCTCGAGGAGCTGAAAATTCCGGTGGCAAGAGCATCAACTGACGGCCTTCAGAAGGGTCCTCTGCTAGCGGGCTAGAGGAAGGTGAGCCCTTGTGAATGCTCACCTCTTTGACTCTGCTCACATTCTTCCTGGGCCGACCTCGACGGTGAACATCCTTCCCTTCAGGGACTCTACCGACAATACCACCAGCTAACCGAGCTCTGCGACCCAGTATCCTAGGGCGCCCGCGTCTCCTAGGCAGGATCACCTCCTGCCCATGACTAGCCTCAACCTCTGCCTCCCCAAGATTAACTCcctctccaaactctccaaccTCGCTAACCCCTACAGAAGAAAGAAGCTGCAGAGGCGAGGAAGGCAGCACCTCATCCAAACCAAGAGACCCAACACCAATTTCAGGGAAAAGAAATTCAACAGGGATTCTTTCCCCCAAAAAGCAGCCACGATCCATCCCCTTCAGCTCTTCAAAAGGAGAGGTAACAGACAAACAACACTTACCTACAAGAGCCTCCCTCCAAGATTTCTGTCCACGAACGCTAGCCTTGAAAGGATCAGCCATCGACGCCGGGGAATCCTTGCCGCTACATCCCTGAGACACAGAGCTTCTCGACTTGTCCCTTGGGAACTTCGCCGGTGCCACCGAAAGCGCAGCTCCACCCACCCTAAGGCCGTCAAGAACGTTGACTGCAGAATAGGCTTGCTCCTCAGAGAAGAAGCGAACGAATCCAAAACGGAATCGCCGCCCAAACTTGCGATTCCGCTGAATGAACACGTTCGAAATCTTTCCGAACAGAGCGAACAAGCCTCGAATATGTTGGTACCCAATCGCCTCCTGAATGCCATCCACGAAGAGGGTAGAGACGCTCCGCCGCGCTCCGCCGTCGCACTGGAGAGACCCGTCCACCTCTGGTCCTACTTTCCCTGTCGTTGCTCCCTCCGCATACGAAACCAGAGTCGGGTCACCAAGAGCACCCTCTTGCTCGTCTTCTTCCGTCGCCTCTCCTTCTTCCGCCGCGCCTTGCTCGCCAACTTCTCCAGCCGCCGACAAGTCTGTTTGGGTTagagaaaccctagcagaaAGAAGGTTCATAATTGCAGCTTCCAGAATAGatataattttaacaattagaatttttatttatttaataatatgaaaaattattaagtttatttaaaatatttaaattacgtaaaaaatgttaagtaataagtgcttaatgtcatgaaataagttttgatatcattttttatactttttacctGGAAAGTGATTTACTCTGACatgtcaagaccaagaagaataaattaattttaattttttaaattataataagtgataacttaaatagccttatgataaaaaaattcctaaaatattattttatgaatttagtttttttcaacttatttggaaAGTGATTTACTCTAACATGTCAATCCCTTGAGGCTctacgatcacgttaagtggataGGCCATACCTCTCACAACAAACAATTATTAAACTTtggctattattatttttctttattatacTTCCTCGAGTAATTAAATACCTTTTAGCagcatttttcaatttaaaaatatttgatccatattattttttatttaataattttaatttttaatatttttcaaatgcaAAAATTAAGATAATATAAGtgtttttttaaagtaaattttaagttgatgaatgttgttAATTAATGTAAGTTGTTGAATattttttgacaatacaatttttttttcaaattttaatatattattacaaaGGTATGAACGTTTTATGacttaatgcatttaatgtaaaactcattaaatagttttttaattttaaaactattttatctaaatttttgttaataaatattttttttattgaatttaatttttaatattagtgAAATACAATACATTAGATGTTGAGATATGACATGCTTTTTTTGTATTTGGTTTGTAtccgaaaaaaaatatttgtgaaatacaaacctcaagtaaattttaagtttatgaatgttgttatttaatgtaaatagtttaatagtttttacaatataaattttttcaattttaatttaataattttttaatatatttattacattttttttatgcttTTAATATGCAACACTTGAGgtttgcttatgtatttaatgcaaaaactcaagtgtgctttacatatagatatatagatttATTGTATAATAGCTTATAAGTTGAATTGTCTACCTTAAATTATTCCTCCATGCTGCTTCCCACCATTCAAATAACTCACACAGGAACGGTAGCTGCAAGTGTGTATCCAAACTTCAAACTCCAACATGGTAATGCACACTCAATCACTCAGTCTCACTGCAACCTTTGAGTGCTTAACCTGATTAACCGTCAGTTTGTTAACCAACGATCAAAACCCGCCAATGTTAGTTCATGCTCCATTCTTATTCTTCATAATTaagattttgaaaataaaaaaaatcagaaagaaaaaaacaaagaaaagagtgaaGCATTAGTTTCAACAATGGATTGGCTTGCCATAAGAAGGTGCTGGAGAAGCCCTGCAAATTTAAGAGTTATTGGCTTACTCTTGCTGGGTCAACTAGTTTCCTTCTCTCTTGCTCTCACTAGCCTCACTTCTTCTCTCATAGCCGGATTTGGTATTCTTAGTttacttgtttttgtttttcttaagAGACTTTGACATGATTTTGTCAATTGTCATGTTCCATTGAATAATGAAAATATATGAATATATAGGTGTTGATGCACCTTTAACTCAGAGCCTGTTTACCTATGCATCTTTAGCTTTGGTTTATGGAAGCATACTTCTCTATAGGCACCACAAACCTCTGGTACCATTATATACACATCTTTATTTCAAAATTGCTTGGTAATTGGTAAATGTATATTTTCTCCCTTTAAAATTTCTGCAAgagaattttaaatttgaggATTTTAGGATCTTGCATTGTGTTTATGTTTGCTGTGCAGGTTTCTTGGTATTGGTATCTACTATTAGGCTTTGCTGATGTTCAGGGGAATTATTTGGGTAAATGGTGCTGATCCATCTCTCAGTCATTTCATTTCATACATTTGGGTTTGAGTCACTGTGAATTGTGAATGCTAATTCATCTCTTAATTATAGAAATACTAATATATACTAGCTTAATTTGTGTGCAGTTAACAAAGCATTTCAGTATTCATCCATTACTAGTGTGACATTACTGGACTGTTGGACAATACCATGGGCAATTTTATTCACATGGTTCTTCCTAGGCACAAGATATTCACTATGGCAGTTAGGTGGTGGAGCCCTCTGTGTGCTGGGTCTCTGTTTGGTGATACTTTCTGACACttgggttggtggtggaggtgacTTTTATGATATAAATTCAAGCTCTTTGGAATTATTTGATTTCTGGATGATAATATTGATCATACTGAGTTTTAGGATAACAGTTTTTTAGTCCAAATCAAAATTTTCAGGTGGCTCAATACCTATATTGGGTGATGTGCTTGTGATTGGAGGGACAGTTTTCTATGCAATAAGCAATGTTGGTGAGGTATGTCAATTGTAGAATTCCATTTTAATAATAACATAATCATATAAACCATGAAAGCTCTAAGTTGCAGAACAAAGAGTAGCATTATGATGGCCAAATTTGAAGATTTCAATTTCGATCAATTACTTAGTTGCCTTACTACAAAATGCAGGAATTTTGTGTTAAGAACAAAGATCGCATTGAAGTTGTTTCCATGATTGGTGTTTATGGAATGTTGGTGACAATTGTTGAAGTGTATCCTTCTTGTTAGATCATTTAGGGATGTACATTTGTACATGGATTTTGTTACTTGCCTTTGAATTGAAGTTTACACCTTCCAGATATTATTAGAAAGTTTCCTTTATTCCATGATCTTACAGATCTTTCATAGAATTGAGGACTCTGGAATCTGTCAAATGGTCTGCAGACATTGTAAGTAATCAGTGCACAATCCTTCCAAGATTTTATCTTCTAACCTTCTCTTATAAATCCAATATTCTCCAAAGAAAGCAAATTAAGTAGCTGTCAATTTCTATTTTGTAAAGAGAAACAAATGAAGACACAGCTGTGCAAGTCTCCAACTTGATACTAAATTATGGAATTTCACAATAATAAAAGAACCTGATTTATGTGTGCCTGCTTCCGTTGAGTTCCAATTTAGAGTTAATATATTTGTTTAGTACAAGATTAAGGATTCCAAAGGGCTTAATATTGTCTCTTACCCTGAATTTTTTGAGGGAAGCTCTTACTTGTCCTTTCTAACTTTGAGGGTTATGCTGTCATTTTCATGTTAATCACTAAAAtaagttttccttttgttatttTTGGTCTTTGACTCAGATGTCCCTACCCGTTCGGGAAATTGTAGTTGTCTCACCTAACAAATGACATTTTTGGAATTCGAACTTGTATTCTCGCTCTTACTAAGTCTAGTTTGCTTACCACTAGACTAACACCTTCTTGGCAAAAAATTTCCTTTCTTGAAACAAGTCTCTGGAATTTATCCTCTAATTTCTGATTGTCAACAATATAGTTACGAAACTATGTTTGCATGGTTGAATGTTTAAATTCCTTCTTAGGTACTTGCTTTTGCTGGTTATGCATTGTCAACCTTCACGTTTTATACACTTACTCCTTTTGTTTTAAAGGTTAGTTTCCTTCTCATTGACTTATTTGGCACAACTCTCTTTGTATGAGGGGGATTATTTCAATGCAGCAGTGATGTTCTTTGCCATTTGTTTCTCAGATAATTAACTTAGAGATGTGTGATAAAATCATTCAAGTTAATTCACAAAGTATGGCCCCTGGACCAATCATCCAAGAACAGTTTATGTGACTAGTGGCCCCTGGACCAATGATCCATTTATTAGAGTAATTACTAATTAGACATGACAAAAAACACATGAAG
This is a stretch of genomic DNA from Lotus japonicus ecotype B-129 chromosome 1, LjGifu_v1.2. It encodes these proteins:
- the LOC130732602 gene encoding uncharacterized protein LOC130732602 isoform X3: MVSWYWYLLLGFADVQGNYLVNKAFQYSSITSVTLLDCWTIPWAILFTWFFLGTRYSLWQLGGGALCVLGLCLVILSDTWVGGGGGSIPILGDVLVIGGTVFYAISNVGEEFCVKNKDRIEVVSMIGVYGMLVTIVEVSFIELRTLESVKWSADIVLAFAGYALSTFTFYTLTPFVLKLSGATMFNLSLLTSDLWAVVFKIFLYHHKVDWLYFLSFALVVIGLIIYSTTEKDSTPALSATEDGNVDTEYQILDDEISTTSATGS
- the LOC130732602 gene encoding uncharacterized protein LOC130732602 isoform X1, translated to MDWLAIRRCWRSPANLRVIGLLLLGQLVSFSLALTSLTSSLIAGFGVDAPLTQSLFTYASLALVYGSILLYRHHKPLVSWYWYLLLGFADVQGNYLVNKAFQYSSITSVTLLDCWTIPWAILFTWFFLGTRYSLWQLGGGALCVLGLCLVILSDTWVGGGGGSIPILGDVLVIGGTVFYAISNVGEEFCVKNKDRIEVVSMIGVYGMLVTIVEVSFIELRTLESVKWSADIVLAFAGYALSTFTFYTLTPFVLKLSGATMFNLSLLTSDLWAVVFKIFLYHHKVDWLYFLSFALVVIGLIIYSTTEKDSTPALSATEDGNVDTEYQILDDEISTTSATGS
- the LOC130732602 gene encoding uncharacterized protein LOC130732602 isoform X2; its protein translation is MDWLAIRRCWRSPANLRVIGLLLLGQLVSFSLALTSLTSSLIAGFGVDAPLTQSLFTYASLALVYGSILLYRHHKPLVSWYWYLLLGFADVQGNYLVNKAFQYSSITSVTLLDCWTIPWAILFTWFFLGTRYSLWQLGGGALCVLGLCLVILSDTWVGGGGGSIPILGDVLVIGGTVFYAISNVGEEFCVKNKDRIEVVSMIGVYGMLVTIVEVSFIELRTLESVKWSADILSGATMFNLSLLTSDLWAVVFKIFLYHHKVDWLYFLSFALVVIGLIIYSTTEKDSTPALSATEDGNVDTEYQILDDEISTTSATGS